GCCGCAGATGGGGCTGATACCATCCCTGGCCGATAAACTCGGCCACCGTCAGTTGAGTATGGGTAACGGTATAACCAGTGCAGACGTACTTCATGTGCAACACCCGTTCAAGATAACGTCCCGGCGCTATCCAGCCAACCCGCAGACCCGGCGCAATCGTTTTAGAAAAAGAGCTGCACAACAGCACCCGACCATCATCATCGAATGACTTGACGGTACGAGGACGCGGATAGTCGTAGGCCAGTTCGCCATAGGCATCATCTTCAATAATCGCCACATCAAACTGCTGCGCCAGCGTGATCAACGCCTGTTTATACGCATCGGACATGCAAAACCCCAACGGATTATTGCAAGTCGGCACCAGCAGCACCGCCTTGATCGGCCACTGCTCCAGCGCCAGCTTAAGCGCGTCCAAACTCATCCCCTCTATCGCGCAGGTTGGGATCTCTATCACCTTAATCCCCAAACCACGCAGCAGTTGTAACGTACCGGGAAACGTCGGCGATTCCACGGCAACGATATCACCCGATTCGCAAATCGCCCGCACCGCGACAAACAGCGCTTCCTGACAGCCCGTCGTAATAACGATATCGTCCCTGGTCAGTTGGCAGCCGCTATCCAACGCCAGACGCGCAACCTGTTCGCGTAGCTCACGGACCCCATACATATTGCCGTAGTTCAGTACACGCTCATCCTGACGCTGACAAAAGCGGCTCATGAATTTCCACAGGGGCTTGATCGATGACTGACTGACATCCGGCGTGCCGCTGCCAAAGTTGAACGCACTGTTATCGAGACAGGCATTAAACAGTTCCAGCACCGACTCCCACTGAGTAATCTCAACGGGACGCTGAGCCGGACGAGTCAAAGCCGGGATCGGCGGCGTGGCTTTGCGCGGCGCAACGAAATAGCCCGAGCGGGGCTGCGGTATAATAAGCTGGCGTGTTTCCAGCAGATGATAAGCCTGTTGTACCGTGCTGATACTCACGCCATGCTCCGAACTTAACGCACGCACGGACGGCAAACGCTCACCGCTTCGGTATAAACCCTGTTCGATTCGCTGCCCCAGCAGCGCGGCAAGATGTTGATAACGTGTCATCAGTATCATTCCCCATGAGAAAAAACTCAAAAAACCAGTACAGATGAGATCAAAAACCGCCACTCAGATGGAATATCACACAATCTGTATGATAGAAAAAGTTATTTTTTGCATCTGTATTGAAGTTATTTTCCCTTGCATGATAGTGCTACACGGTCAGGTAAGGGGGAAAGAATGGAACATCAAGCAAAATGCTCACCACACTCGTCCGGCATATCATCATGGGGTGCGATCTTTATTCTGCCTTATCGGATATGGAAAGCATGGCGGCTAAGAGTGAAAACACGGCGGATATTACTCAATATGGATGATACAAGGCTAGAGGATATCGGGCTGTCACGAGATGACATCACTCGTTTCAAGTAAGGAAACACCGCTATGCAACGGCGCGCATAAAACCGCGCCGGATACCCCTAAAACACCACCTGTTTAACTGGAAACATAAAACGGTATTCATAAAATCAATACGCTGACCATAAACATGATCCGACGGGAGAAAAGGCATAAAAAATATCATTATTTTCCATCGTTAACCCACTCCCCCCCTCAACGCTCAAATTAACCAGCGAATTTATTGAACTACCGCCCTGATATTTCCACTCAAAAAAGATACTCCCGATATACCACCCTATGCCCTAAAAACTAAAACAGTGAATATCAATTATCATGAGAATCCCCAATCGCTCTATCATCAGCCAACAGCCGCATGCTTTTGAACCGATAAACGAGACGATGGCGCCGTCTTCTAGTAATACTCAGGAACGTGGTGAATCTTCACATTCGCAGCCGCAACGCAACAACACAAATTGGCGCAGCGGCCGTTTCCGCGGCACGACAAGAACAAATCAACCCAATACCCGCCAGGAAAGCCATTCACGCCGCTCGTCAACGTTTTCTTATAGCGGTAGGTCAGTACGGCAGCATCTGGACAGCGATGCCCTCCCTGAGTCTCGAGTGGATCACAGAAAAGCACTCAACTTTCCCGAGCAACATCTCAGCAGGCAAGAGAGATCAGAACTGCAACAGCAGCGTTTACAACAACGAAATATTCTCCTGAAAAATTACCCTGTCCAACATGCTGCCCAACAATGTATCGATATGGCATTTAACAACATTGTTGCCAAACGTAACGGCGTGGGGTGCGCACTGATATTCGTCCAGGCAGATGACAGGCAAGACATAAACTTCAGGCTGCTCGGCAATTATCTGCAAAAACTCAGTACCAATACGCCGCATAATTCCCCCTTGCTGATGTCGAAAACACGTCAGTGCGCCAGCCTCGCGGCCAATTACCTGATGCATACCGGCTTATTCAGCAATGCTCATCCCAATAACTACGCCCATCTGGCGAACAAGTTGGCCAAGCATACCCAAAGCCAAGAGTGTATCGATGCCCTGGACTGGGTCGCCAGACAAATCCTGCGTTCAGATCAGGAGCAATTTCAAGACCTGAAAGATCACGAAATCTGTATTATGACATTCGGTTTTTTAAGAAACCCACAAAGCGAAGCATGCCGGGACGCCACCCTGCGTGCCGCACATGAATTGATGCGCCGGCAAGCGCCATCGCTGCAACAGCACGCGCGCAACACCTCCGCCATGTTGAGCGCATTAAGCCGGTGGCCAGAACATGACGACGTCAAGGGCATGGCTTTACAACTGGCTGAACGGATTATTTTAGACAATCGCATGGTACAAGCCATGGATAAACTTGCAATCTCCACCTGTGCTAACGCACTCTGCAAATGGCCGGGTCGTGAGGAGGCCAAAGAAGCCGTTTTGACGCTAACCAAAGGCATTAAAAAGCATACTGTTTCTCTGAGTGATGTCGATGAGCAATGGGTGGCCAATATTCTTAACGCGCTCAGTAAATGGCCGGAAAGCGAAAGGGCCAGAAAGACAGTGCAAAGTCTCGCCGTATGTGTTCTACAAAATGCCCCGCTACGACAATCCATGAGAACGCAAGCTATCGACAATTCATTGAATGCGCTAAGTAAATGGCCGGAATTCAGTGAAATGAAAAATGCCGCTCTAAAATTGGCCGAACGTATCATTGACGAGAAACCAGTACGGCAGGATATGCTCTGTAAGGAATTAATCGGCAGCATGAATGCGCTAAGCAAATGGGCTGATACCTCTCAGGCCAGAGCAGCCAGTTTGCTGATGGCCGAACGCCTTATTCATCAACCTCACCTACGACAAATGATGGATACGCGGCATGTCTCCACGTTGTTGAATGCATTGAGTAAATGGCCCGACAGCACACGGGCTGAAGAATTGACGCAATTAGTGGCCGAGCGTATCGTAACAGACGTCGCATTTTGCCAAATGATGAAATCGCAATCTGTCGCCAACGCTCTCAATGCGTTAAGTAAATGGCCTGCAAGCAGCGTGATCAACGATGCCGTCGTGCAGCTTGCCATTCATATCAGAAATGACCGGCAGATAAGTCAGTCAATGACCACCCAGGAAATGGCCAATTCATTAAATGCGCTGAGTAGGTGGAACGACCTCCCTCCCCCCTTTGAAGCAGCGCTGGTACTGACCGAGCGCATTACCACGGATAGGACATTGCGGCAAAAAATGGAAGGCCAGTTTATCGCCAATATATTATCCGCACTGAGCAAATGGCCGCATGACGAGCGCATTAAAGAAGCCGCCTTATTGTTGGGAGATCTCATCACGCAGAAAAGCGAGCTGTGGCAAACTTTACCCGCCCTTAACGCCGCCAACGTGATGAATGCGATGAGCAAATGGCCGCAAAACCCACGAGCCCAGGCAGCGGCACGGCCTATCATCGAACGGTTTATCGCCGACAAACCGTTACGACAGTCACTGAACCCCGTAGGGATCGCCAGCGTCATCAACGCGCTGGGTACGCTGAGCAAATGGGACAATACGCCGCAAATCAAAGAGGCGGCCTTACTGCTGGCCGATCGCCTCTCAACCGATGTCTCACTGCAGCAATCATTGACGCAGACGAAATTGATTGTCAACACGCTTGTCGGCCTGAGCAAATTTGCCGAAGATAAGCGAAGCGAACCCTCCGCCCTGCTGCTGGCCACTCATATCATCAACGATGAACCATTACGGCAATCCATCCCCGAAAATATGGTTGCCAACGCCCTGAACGCGCTGAGTAAATGGCTGGATCTTTCCCATATCCGAAAGGCATTCCTCCTGCTGGTCGAACGCATCGTTATGGAAGAGGAACTGGTGCCCGCAATGGATTTCAAAGCCATCAGCAGCGTGCTCAACGCTATCGGCAAGTGGTCTGATAATGATCTGGTAGATAAAGCCGCCCTCCGTCTGGCTGAGTATTTCACAGAGGATGAAACTCAATCACGCAACTACACCCCACAAGAATTCGCAAACATTTTCAATGACCTGGGCAAGTGGCAAAAAGAGCCGCTCGTTCAGCAGATTATGTGGGATTTGGCAACGCTGCCGGGAAAAGACAATTATGCCTGGAAAAACTTCAATCTCATGGATTTGACTCAGATCAGCATTGCCTTAATGCGCATGGTCGGCTCAACTCAGAGCAGCACTGAAGATGAACTGGCACATATAAAACCGGTACTGCATGATATGGCCATCCACCTGGAGCTGCATCCGCAACTCCTGAGCACCGCCGAAGCTTGGCAGATAGGCGTTATATTCAAGTCACTCGGCGGTGTCCAGTTGCAGCGAACCATGCGACCGCTCGCCGCAATCGCCCTCACTCGTATAGAAGCGCTCTGCCAGAGAGACCAACTGCGCGATCAGCATCTGGAGGCAATTGGCAATCTTTGCCTCAGTCTCCAGCCCCTGCTACGCAATCAAGAACTCACCCGCTTTCGCCAGTCGGCGCTCCAGACATTTCTGAGATTGCAACCGATCATTGATCGCAAGCTGCAAGGTTTTCTACGTTCCCAGAAGACGGAACCCAGCATAGTTTTACGATACAAGGACAGGGGTGAAGCCTGTGATACTCGTTGCCCGGCCTTGACTTTCTATCAACTCCTTAAGTCATACAACATGGTCAGCCGTCAGTGGCGTCCTTCCAATATTGATGGTGATTATCAGACGATAAAAGAGCGTCAGGCTGAGCTAAAACTGTGGGTTAAAACACTCTTGGAGCGAACGCGCGCTATCGTTGAGGCCGACCTACAGGAAAGCAGTTGGAATGTGATTGCACAAATTGAAGCGGATGATGATGTGCTTAGCGCACTTGATTTACGCATGCGCAAGGAGTTGGAACCTATCACCCAGCGTCACCCGCCAAGTCAATTTGATCTGGCCTCATCCTTTGCCGGGATGCGTACTGAGCCAGGTAAAATCAGAGCAGTACCGCCAAACGTGGGCGACACCGTCCATAAGATAGTGGATGTTAATGGCCAACTGGTTAAAGACACAAAACCGGATAACGATACGGAAAAAAGCTATTCCCTGTACGCCAGGCTGACCGGCCTTCCATTGGTTGAAGTTAAGCTACCGGGAAGACTCAGCGCGTTTATGCTGGCAAGAACGTTTAATTATGAAGGGGAGCCCTGGCGGTTCGATATGTTCGGCGGCAGTCGGCTGACGCGCGGGCGTATGAAACAGGTAAAAAATATCCTGGCGGGGAAAGATCCGGACGCCAGCTTATTACCCGCAATTCGCTACTCGGACAGCGCACCCGGCAGCCCGCTCATGACGCTGATAAAAAAACTTGCGCCACAGCGCGAAGATTGGTCCCGTATGCAACGATCGCTGCTGGAGATGATACCGCATGACCATGTGGCTGAAGGCACGCTGCGCACTGGCTGGTTCGCTGATGTTCCCGGCGCCGAACACCCGTTTAGGCCGCTCGGCCCGAACCGCCAACGCCTTGCTTTGTGCCCCAATGATGGCTGCGGGTTCTTAAAGATGGAAGTGGCGATGCGTATTCCGGTCATTCGCGACAGAATCGAAAACTGGTCTCCCGACAACCAACAGGTAAGTAATAGCTGTTTTATCCCTCCGCAGGCGTTACAGCATTTCCCGCGTAACGACGCAGCACTGGCGGAGGCGCGTGAGGTTATGCAACATCGTATCCA
This is a stretch of genomic DNA from Brenneria rubrifaciens. It encodes these proteins:
- a CDS encoding PLP-dependent aminotransferase family protein — protein: MTRYQHLAALLGQRIEQGLYRSGERLPSVRALSSEHGVSISTVQQAYHLLETRQLIIPQPRSGYFVAPRKATPPIPALTRPAQRPVEITQWESVLELFNACLDNSAFNFGSGTPDVSQSSIKPLWKFMSRFCQRQDERVLNYGNMYGVRELREQVARLALDSGCQLTRDDIVITTGCQEALFVAVRAICESGDIVAVESPTFPGTLQLLRGLGIKVIEIPTCAIEGMSLDALKLALEQWPIKAVLLVPTCNNPLGFCMSDAYKQALITLAQQFDVAIIEDDAYGELAYDYPRPRTVKSFDDDGRVLLCSSFSKTIAPGLRVGWIAPGRYLERVLHMKYVCTGYTVTHTQLTVAEFIGQGWYQPHLRRMRMQYKANLDVFTCQVREYFPCEICVSRPQGGFLMWIELPEQFDSLRLNRDVRKAGIQIAAGSLFSASGKYRNCMRLNYSLPFTQETSQGLRIVGETVAKMLAERDDGKCRAESPVEPGRNPIP
- a CDS encoding DUF1127 domain-containing protein; this encodes MEHQAKCSPHSSGISSWGAIFILPYRIWKAWRLRVKTRRILLNMDDTRLEDIGLSRDDITRFK
- the xopAD gene encoding XopAD/skwp family type III secretion system effector, with product MAPSSSNTQERGESSHSQPQRNNTNWRSGRFRGTTRTNQPNTRQESHSRRSSTFSYSGRSVRQHLDSDALPESRVDHRKALNFPEQHLSRQERSELQQQRLQQRNILLKNYPVQHAAQQCIDMAFNNIVAKRNGVGCALIFVQADDRQDINFRLLGNYLQKLSTNTPHNSPLLMSKTRQCASLAANYLMHTGLFSNAHPNNYAHLANKLAKHTQSQECIDALDWVARQILRSDQEQFQDLKDHEICIMTFGFLRNPQSEACRDATLRAAHELMRRQAPSLQQHARNTSAMLSALSRWPEHDDVKGMALQLAERIILDNRMVQAMDKLAISTCANALCKWPGREEAKEAVLTLTKGIKKHTVSLSDVDEQWVANILNALSKWPESERARKTVQSLAVCVLQNAPLRQSMRTQAIDNSLNALSKWPEFSEMKNAALKLAERIIDEKPVRQDMLCKELIGSMNALSKWADTSQARAASLLMAERLIHQPHLRQMMDTRHVSTLLNALSKWPDSTRAEELTQLVAERIVTDVAFCQMMKSQSVANALNALSKWPASSVINDAVVQLAIHIRNDRQISQSMTTQEMANSLNALSRWNDLPPPFEAALVLTERITTDRTLRQKMEGQFIANILSALSKWPHDERIKEAALLLGDLITQKSELWQTLPALNAANVMNAMSKWPQNPRAQAAARPIIERFIADKPLRQSLNPVGIASVINALGTLSKWDNTPQIKEAALLLADRLSTDVSLQQSLTQTKLIVNTLVGLSKFAEDKRSEPSALLLATHIINDEPLRQSIPENMVANALNALSKWLDLSHIRKAFLLLVERIVMEEELVPAMDFKAISSVLNAIGKWSDNDLVDKAALRLAEYFTEDETQSRNYTPQEFANIFNDLGKWQKEPLVQQIMWDLATLPGKDNYAWKNFNLMDLTQISIALMRMVGSTQSSTEDELAHIKPVLHDMAIHLELHPQLLSTAEAWQIGVIFKSLGGVQLQRTMRPLAAIALTRIEALCQRDQLRDQHLEAIGNLCLSLQPLLRNQELTRFRQSALQTFLRLQPIIDRKLQGFLRSQKTEPSIVLRYKDRGEACDTRCPALTFYQLLKSYNMVSRQWRPSNIDGDYQTIKERQAELKLWVKTLLERTRAIVEADLQESSWNVIAQIEADDDVLSALDLRMRKELEPITQRHPPSQFDLASSFAGMRTEPGKIRAVPPNVGDTVHKIVDVNGQLVKDTKPDNDTEKSYSLYARLTGLPLVEVKLPGRLSAFMLARTFNYEGEPWRFDMFGGSRLTRGRMKQVKNILAGKDPDASLLPAIRYSDSAPGSPLMTLIKKLAPQREDWSRMQRSLLEMIPHDHVAEGTLRTGWFADVPGAEHPFRPLGPNRQRLALCPNDGCGFLKMEVAMRIPVIRDRIENWSPDNQQVSNSCFIPPQALQHFPRNDAALAEAREVMQHRIQTLARQKYGHLAREGQIAADDVDLLQLYQLTVSGGYDGKRIRAVPSADDKLHLPPSTSAEFERCGGDLLLGKPPYDKENLLPLPPERVATVKQGDATAQFLAECFSIQYSYTGFDDLSGQDHDMLHSKGMLIIVPDKSWPPEFQNMDLACSKEDMKTLSRWVDGRDRAAIPQQIVSTGSLRVKDILVPGQLGAIPISELRKRNMDTDGDDAFIYAGYPKLSAAIRQTMQERDATRGTVHSFKPPKTAHSAFDDEGHYQAGRGKEILAEQKGGKLMGMASNTATFFFSQPDELRKKLAYNMMFGTYDGIDRQLRNGLNALLGNRENAPSLQTLQEIAQQDIERAHLPEARQALELLSQLIQQLAGQKTEPPSQIPAELAEHFPQLDQAYSQAENTPMRIEAILNNYPICRLAHSEFPNGQPGLIEGHPELTMRNLFTIAVKVGTDALKSDTGTELFTHIMEKCEASLHSTPERIHHVPHTKQTARAIRDGHFDPEQARNTLSQIPTMAAGVMEIAVETLQQAGVLSPLPTPVTQMTAIRPQDILQNARTLNLQAVKAEPAITSMLQNLLKNSPGEQARLAGLEHAVKSVGSLSDKLRYLMAYKSVSLQEAVAKVSDALRYSIVLPHDTFTRGCRHILAALDDAGHRLSQRINHFNQQGYAFRAISTKLNSPDGIVWEIQFHTPQTFELKEKFHDLYKKAQAVRYQSSNSDQERETLRPAREAFRAVPLPPGCDELDNWEAMKEPEQTPSPAKPPRSSGKNPVIPPHLAVPVRQVVSTAQALEKRVTPVLLPILAQFDAKLYGDQNWQSHIFKNEKSIARKIDLVQQKEQISPEAAAQQIRDGLRYVVILPYEQFYQAAQGIVNTLKQSAITVMRINNAFTIQDTTYVGLNINLHRSGTLQGDFEIQFHTSSSLHNKLKTHRYYEKLRQLPDIPPGVPLDEITTEFAAKREQLEQKMRDAASLVKRPERIENIPSFNRYIAQQ